Part of the Candoia aspera isolate rCanAsp1 chromosome 1, rCanAsp1.hap2, whole genome shotgun sequence genome, TAACATGCTTggcagggaggggaagagaacCCACGTACGTGGGTGCTCCTTCAAAAGGACTCTGTTCCTCCATGTTGTGATTTTCAAAATTGCTTTGGGATTTGTTCTTCTTTATGCACTTGAAAAGAACATAATTCTTTAAATGCCTAACCTAACCTAACACAGTACCAAGAAAATAGCTAAACTTCTCAATTTGAACCATGTAAACAAAGTTATTAAACCTGCTGATTACACAAAAACTGTCTTGCTATCACTAACCAAAGGAAGGACAGTGGTAGCTAGGGGTTGATGATAGAACCAAAGCCCTGGCTGTCTCGGTCACTGCATGTCTTTCATGGAGCCTAGCTGAAATCCATCTCCATCCCAAGTCCTAAGCTTTCCTTGCTGCCCACATCTCCCTGAGCTTCTGTTTGGAACACAAAGAGCTAAAGGATTTCTCTTTAGAAATGAAAGTTGAGCCTCTTGGCATGCTGCACTGTATTTCAAAGAAGCACATCCATTCTCACTTGACATGATGACCTTGAGAAAAATAGAGAGGTTTTTGAGTCAGGATAGATCATCCTCGGGGAATTCAAcatctctctcaatctctctctatGCTGTGGCCAGGCCTCTCCATGCCAAGGCAGAGCAGCAGCTGATGTGTGAAGAACATGAAGATGAAAAGATCAACATCTACTGCTTGACCTGTGAGGTTCCAACCTGTTCCATGTGCAAAGTCTTCGGGGCCCACAAAGACTGTGAAGTGGCTCCTCTGACCAACGTTTATAAGCGCCAAAAGGTACAAGGagtagggggagagagagaggaaatgaaAGGAGATCCTGTCTTCTTTCTGCACTCCACAAACATTTTCTGTTTTGGACAACTGGAGCAAAAACTTGAGTTGTGTAGCCTGTATCTTGTGGGAGAGAAACTTTTGCGCATGTTAGACGCTGGTGCCCAACTTAGTAACTAACAGCTTTGTGATCCTGGGCTGATGTGACTGCTTAGGATGTTGGTTTCCAAGGCAGCTGGCACACAGGGAGTGACCAGCACCACAAATAACCTATTCATGTATCAGGTATGTTTATGGTTGTGGGGGGAAAAGTGCCTGGATCATGAACACCCTGGTAGTGTGGATTGGGGTTCTTCCTCCTCATTGCTGCTTCCCTTCCATACTGCTTCCTCATTTTCTTGGACAACAGCCCATCCAGAGTGGGGCTTTTGGTTGCCTTGTGACCTGCATTATCCTCTTGCTTGATCTCAAGAGGGAAAAGATTCCCTGAGTTACTCcatctgtggagtctttggtgctctctgagccttgttgttgttttcttgcagacatttcattgccagaattCATCTTCATTCAGtggggcactgaagatgttgcctagtgtggcaatgaaacatctgcaagaaaataacaacaaggctcagagagcaccaaggactccacagttcaaccctgagctacaaatattcccttcAATTGTTACTCCATCTGTCCTAACATTCATTTAGTTGGGCCATGCTATCATGCAATAGAAACGGAAAGATATCCACAGGCCCTGCACTCTAGCCTTCCTCTCTTCTTGAAGACATACATAGGGGCTGGACCTTGGGGGAAAATGGACTCTGAGGCTAAGCCTTGATGAGCCATAGGCTAGGTTCATGAGTCATGTTACACTTGGCTAAAATGAAGTTGTGTACTTTGTGGTTTGGAGTGTTGCCTTAGTGTGTAATGTGAATGAGGCCGTTACAATATGTCAGCCTttccaaccttttgaccctggaggaacccttgaaatatttttcagatcttggggaacccttgcacattcaggctcaaatataggccagaagttacaaaattattatattgttttcatgtgcaggcctgtatagatgcattaacagtgttcttaaactaaaaataaagaatgaaacttacctctttaatgggaagttgcccaaatttgaaataatttttaaaataaatggtgatatctcccagggaaccactggtgacctctcgcagaaccctagggtgccatggaaccctggttgagaaactctgcaatATGTCTCTTACAGTAAGCTTGTATATTTGCTAAGGCATGACAGGTTTTATGAATACCTGTTTTATTCATTGCATTTAGTTGAGTAGTGTGAGCCCAGTCATTACGTTTTCCCTCCCTATTTCTGCAGGGAGAGCTGAGTGATGGCATTGCCATGTTAGTGGCAGGGAACGACCGTATCCAGGCCATCATCACCCAGATGGAAGAGATCTGTAAAACCATTGAGGTGAGCAGAGAATCGTTCAACTTGTTATTGGGGTGCTCTTGAGTGACGCTTATTTCTGCAGGACTTGGCAATAAATttccttcttttgttttcctccatCTCAATATGGAGAAAAGTCGGAGCCTTGTGGGAGCAAATAAGAGGGAAACAGATATTTGCAGTACTTATTGAATAATGTCATTATGCCATTTAATTAACACTAACCTGTGGAGGAAATAGATCTTTTAAAATAACAGCTGATGTATTCCACCCCTGACAGGATAATGCCCGGCGACAGAAGCAGCATCTTTGTCTGCGCTTTGACTCTTTGTACAGCATCCTGGAGGAGCGCAAAAAAGAGCTGTTGCAAGAAATTGGACGAGAGCAGGAGGAAAAACTCCAAAGGGTGCGGGGGCTCATCCGGCAATATGGAGACCACCTTGAGGTCTCCTCCAAGCTGGTTGAGTCAGCCATCCAGTCCATGGAGGAACCCCAGATGGCTATCTATCTCCAGGTGCATACAGGTGTGGCAGGACAGGGTGTGGGACCAGGGTTAGCCTGGAGCCAGTTTAAGTCAATTGGCAAGAAGCAGGATATACCTATCAGGTCCTATAAGGGTGAACAGGTAAGGGGAGGAGAAAGGCAGGGCCCTACTTGCAACTTGGAGGATTCCGTGGTTTAAAACTTAGGGATAtagttgttttctgttttgttgatgCTGAagactctctttttttcctgcagcagtcAAAGGAGCTGATCAAAAAGTGAGTAGAAGCAACAGGAGCAAAGGCCAATGAGCCTTAACATCACCCTTCAATGGGCCAACTGGTGGTGAACAACTGCCCTGGAGGCATCAGAGATTCACTTCTGAATTATCCATACTCTGTTCTTTGATCCAGTTAGGCTGGGGTCTGCCTCTCCAAAGCCCACAAATTTGTGATTTCTTATTTTAGGCTCACTGgaatcttcccttccctcttaCTCAACCAGAGCAGCaggggtccttctggattcagGATTACAGCCAATGCATTAGCCCTGCAGAACAAATAAGATTTTGCAGGTGATAAGATCCCATGTATCTGGATCATATCCATGCTTAGAATTCTAGAAGCTAGCTTCTGAGTCACACAAGAGACTTTCTCCGCACAGACATTGGCAACTAAGtattctgtctttttttaagataataattttattaaagattatattatacaaataaaactaatacaaactgcaaaagataaaaaaataataaagtacagattaaaaaaaaaaaggtatcctCCCCCTTCATTGCAGCAAATATAGATaactttaacaacttatcactatctcttaaaacaaagctggctgggggaattctgggagttgaagtccggacagcttagagttgccaaggttgaggaaccctgtcttaaaatacaacaaaccatCTCTTCATCCCCTATCCTATcccattctctataaacaaaATTTTATAGTCTCATCACtccatcctaatcagcaaaaatccatcagaaataacatatcttttacaaACTAAATACAATAAACCCACTTAAAATCATTCCTTTTACATTCATATCTCACTGTCTATCATTCAGACCTggtatttaaaaatcaaataaaaattaccagaaataacagcatTATTTTAACCCTATATTGGTCTTAAACAAATAAACTTAAAATGCAACAAGTGAACTCTCTTTCCCATATCTCTTATAGATAAACAAAACCTGCAAAATATCGTTATCCAGTCCtaatcaacaaaagtccattaaaaatTACCAGAGGGATAATAACCCATctactttaaccttgatcaaataaactgactttctattctttcccctttctccccACAGTCTTTAATCTCTTCAGATAATATCCTAGcatctgctttcttttcattttctctatctcttctcataaaatcattaaaaactttTGTAAATCAATATAAAAAGGTTATCCATATCGGTCTTCTAGTTTGTATATCTTTTCCAGCTGATTTAATTTGTATATCTAGTATTTCATCTTTTTGTATATCcgtatttctttttccatttccttcttatagcttcatatttcattttaaaatctacattcagATCAATTTCAGTCTTTTCTGATGAAACTTGTTCCCCTTTTGTAACATCATTCATATCAAAAATGACAACTTGGAAATTACATTCTGTGCTGCTGTTCATAGATCTCTCTTAATGTATCCATTGATGCATTTATTTCCTTCTAGTGCCCTCTAGTGCCCAAGCTTCAAAGTCATATTCATTTCTTATTAGTTGTTTTCAAATATAAACATAGCcagtttcccacaggaaggattcttccAATTAACTTCAAAACCTTAATTTAAGTCCctctgagcccttaatccatttaaaactttctaaaatcaacactttaatcacccttttgttgtatattccatttttttttgcaaaactttAAACTCGTAGTTAAAGCTTAGGAAACCCACCCAATAAATTCAACAAAACTTGCTGTTCTGAAGGTTctcaatctttaaaaagcaataaaaaaaaattaaatccaaagtgattaagaggtTAGCCTTGGTTGAATCTAGAGCCCACATAAGCTACATTAATGGCTATAAGCACGATGGAACCCCGTGACTTCCAGCTGTTCAGAAGCCGATCACAAAAACATTGGTTCCTGCTGCCTGCTCCCCAAAAAACAGCTGTCTGGAATACATGCGGTAATCTTGATATCTGTCCTTCTTATGGAGAGATTGCGGTGGTCCAGATCCAGCATCCAGATGCCATTTTCAGCTGTAATGTCCCTATGTTCCAGGGACATCGGTTTGCCATGGTGCTCACCAGAAGTCTCTGCAACTAAGTATTATGCCCAGGACTGAAGAAACTGACAGAGCTTTGTCTGCTATTTGCTTTCAGTGAGAAGTTGCAAGAGATGTTGCTGCAAGTTTTTAACAGTAGATCAAGCCACAAACTTTATAGGGCAGAGCAATGAAAACAACAGCAGAAAAACCATCTTTTCTTACTGCTTTGAAATATATGTTTCCtatgttgttgttattcgtttagtcgcttccgactcttcgtgacttcatggaccagcccacgccagagcttcctgtcggtcgtcaacacccccagctcccccagggacgagtccgtcaccatGTTTCCTATacaaacacataaaatatatCTTATATGTTTTGAAATAAGAGTCAGAGAGCTCTCACTCTCTCCTCTTGCCCACCTCACTTTAAGTTTACTTGGATTCCTAGAACATTTTGATAGAAATCACAACTGGCTTAGTAAGCCAAGATACCTGGCCTTAGAAAAATGCTATGCACAGCTGGGATGCCTACTTTCCCGGATCTTGATGGGGACAGTGTTGAAGCCATTTCAGCTGCCTTctttagttctttatttgctgaAAGCAGAATGGACAGAGAAGGGAGGAGACAAAAATAGCCAAGCACGTTCACGCTGTTCTATCATTTTGAAGAGGGAAGGGAATATCCTACTGCCCACTACCATTCCCATCTCTAGCCTTTTGGTGGGAAGAGACAGGCAGCAGATGGATTTAgccatgccttttcttttctgcaggaTCACAGACATGTCCAAGGTATCCATGAGCAGCCGGCCTGAGCCTGGCTATGAAAACATGGACCACTTCTCTGTCAGTGTAGATCACGTTGCTGAAATGCTGAGAACTATTGAATTCCAGACAGGTGAGAATGGCTGGACTGAAGCATCTTGCTGGAGTGAGGGGAAGGGATGCATCTGCTGCTGTTCCTCTACTTGGGTGCCATACTCTTACATTTTTCATCAACTCACAGGTTCCCTGGCTAAGAGGGAATTTGACACTGAGGAACTGAAAGCCTAATCCCAGTTCTGTAAGGTGAAACAGGCTGTATCTAGGGAAGGGGGCATTACGATGATCAGTGACTGAGGATATTTGAAGAGTGGAGAAGAAGAACCCATTGGATTATTGGTGAAGGGGGTATAGATGGATTATTCAGATCTTTCTCAAGGAGACCCACACAAACCATTTTGAACTTGAGTCAACAAAATCCCTCAGCAAAGGCTCCTAAGtagaaataacataaaatgaCAAGTCATTATATGGAGCACTCGCGAGTTAAACAGCAGGAATTTGAAAAAGTGATGTATAATCTGGTAATTCTGCACATCCacaatataatttatatagtTACTGGGTTTGCAGGAAATAGATATTTGGCTCATGGTACAAAAATCAAAAAACATCAACCCAATGTAGtgaaaaaaagcattttgtgACTCGTTCAGACAATATACCTGAAAAGAGTTAAAAGCCTAGTATCTACATTTGCACAAGATATAAAGCTAGGTTGAGGTtaatctttgcttctttttttaggcttagcatattatgtgagCATATTAGAAACCATTTggttggtttatggttcagtgtattatgCATATCCAGAAAATGGTTCAGTAACCAAACGATACATGTAGTATGAAGCCTTAGTGCTGGTCTACTAGGAAAAGGATAGAAAATAGAAGTTCTTTtgctttaaagctttttttttttttgcaaatctgcATCACATCCTCTCTTAAAATAGAGTTTCTGCACCTTATGAAAGGATATTATTGAGCTGGAGAGGTTATTAATATgggcaacaattaaaaataaaatctgttcaatcgtgtctgattcttggagactgcttggacatcttcctgcagtttttttggcagggtttttctgaagtggtttgccactgcctgcttcctagggctgagagagagtgactggcccaaggtcacccagctggctttgtacctaaaatgggactagaactgatggtctcctggtttctagcctgatgccttaaccactacaccaactggctctcacaaCAAATTTGCACTGAGACTAAACGACCTTCTCTACTCAGAAAGACTAAAGTATTTGGTTCCCTTTTGCTTGCAGTCTGGGGTTATCTTTTGAAAAAAGACCTAATGTAGAACAAGTATGGTCTAGGAAGGATATTATACAAAAAACATACAGTAATTATGTATCATGTGTGGGGAAttaatgcagatttttaaaagctCTGTCCACATAATGCTGGCATTCAGAGAAGCAGCTTGGACCATCTCTGTTCAGAGATTCAGGGTAGATGAATAGTGAAAAGTTGCCATTTTCACATGCACCtgttctccccctccttccctctcagATATTTCGGGGGAGGAAACTGAGCCTGAAGGAATTAGCCCAGAAGCTGGTGAAGCTGGAGAAGAAGAACATCCAGAAGGATCAGAGGCTCCTGAAGGAATAGAAGGTGAGTTAGGGGCTGAAATGAGAGATGGGCAGGGATGGGTAGAGGATAATGAGTAGCTCTGGCCTGGCTTGGGCTTCGTAGAGATTTTGCCACTTCAAGATGTTTGTAAGAAAGTCTAAATGATTCTTTCTTCCCACCTGTTCTGTTTGATCCACAGTTTTCTGAGAAACTTCCTCATCTTAATTTACATAATATTAAGAACCTGCAGAGGAAAACATCCTCAGGCATTATTTTGAATCTATTAGCTCACCTGCGCTTAAGAGAGGGATGGAGTTACATATAATGGAAATGGGACTATTTATGCCTGTGATTTTATAATCACAGTTCTGAGTATCTCTGTCCCTTCCTATTGAGCGAACCTCAACCTCAGCTACAAAATGTAGAATCCTAATGTCATGCGTCTCTTTCTCTCTAGATGGAGAGAACCTGTCTCGCTTCAGGCCAAAGCCATCTAGTGCACCTCGGGGTAAGTCCCCCTTCCACTGGACAGCTTCTTTAactggaggagagagagaggaccaggagggacatgggaaGGAATCTTCAGGAATGAGTTCCAGCAACCAGACGTTCCCTTGATGGGATGTTTACATAGGAAAGTTCTAGAGATGATCTGAACCAGATCTTCTGCCATATTGCTGATTCTCTTGAGTATTTGCCTGGCCCTGTGCTGTAGCCTGGCTTCTTTTAACACAGTCTTGTTCACTGAcataaaaaaaggggtggggggagacaaaaTGAAAAGAGATGCATCATCAGGAAGAACTGGTGGAAGGAAACAGAGCAGGTTCCTCGCTTTCCAAAGCAGCATGAAATAGGTTTGCTTCCTATCCAGATCCTAACCCAGAAAAAGTGGGCAGAATTCTGGCAGGCTTACTGCTGCTGGCCTTTGGCTACTTCGGATCTTCTTCCCTGCTTCCTGAGACCTTTGGTCTTCCTTGGCAAAATTTCTGCCAGCATCCACCCCGTGGTTTTATTTTCCCCCCTACCCTTAGCTTCCTGAGTGTATAAAGGAATTGAAAGCAGAGGAATTGTTACTAGGAAAGGATGGTATGCCCATTAGTGAACTTTCCTGCTTTTACTGGGACATTCACAAGGCCTGGATCAGCTGGAGAGCACTCTGgcacattttattttccattggaGTATATCTTGTTTCtcccagcaggccagcactgaAGAGTCACTTTGAAGACAGAAGCAGCTGGAGAAGTGCTCCAGGCAGCCCCATCCCACACCTCTTCCCCTCCAGCAGAAGGTTTTTCTTGCTTCCCACTAAGCTTTCCATACATCATTTCCTTGCCCTATGCTCCTCTTCTCCCCATACTGTTTGGCTTTTTAATCTGTGGAGATAATAAAGTTGTGACTTCTTTGCTAACAGCAGCTCTGACAAGGTTTCTTGGGTGGGAGACTCTGTTGGACCTCtttctttggaggaaaaaatatGATTCATAGAAATGGATAGTGAAATTGGCCAAAGGGTGCTAGTTCATAATCTTCTGCATCCCCACCCCTGCCAGAAACAGATTGCctttttcaccaccaccaccagctctTTCTCAACTCAACAAGGGCTGGctaaaaatgctttgttttgttggGCAAAAGAGGGTCAGTCAAAGGCTGGGTTTTAGCCTAGTTCAGAAACACCTAACTCTCATCTCTCCCCATCTTCACATCCCTCTCCATCCTATTCCTGGGTTAAAGAAGGGGTAACTTGTTCCATCCCTTGAGCTTGAATGAATCCAGATGTTACACTGACCAATTGCAAATTTACATTGAGGGAGGAAAATTTTGAACACTCCCTCTGGGCTGGGTATACTtgggggtgggatgggcagaactaGAAACAAAGAATTGGGACACCAGAAGAGGAACAGAATTCCCTGTCTTTCACTGGGCTGGAGCTGACTAAGGACATGGTGATGGAgtgcaaaaaaaggaaggaggagttGGGCTGGGAATCTGCCAAAGGGAAGAAGACCTGGTCTTGCTAGAGAAGTCCTGCTCGGTCTGGAAAGGCTTTCTTCTATCTGACTGTGGGCAGAAGGATTTGGTGGAAAAGTCCAGTCCTGCCATGGGCGGGAGGCACATTGGAGCAGGCGGACATCAAAAGTGGAATTCCATCTTCTGTAGATACaacttctgtgagatgggtggccacatacattatttaagtaaacaaacaaactgggcaGGGAGTCTGTTCTGCTTTCTTGACCTACAGTCCTTGCCTGACCCTCCCTCTAATTGGGGGAAAGGCAAAACGCTGCTCATTGGAAGCTTCAGCAACTAGCTCATCAGCACCAGCGAAAAAGATTGGTTTGGGCGGCGCGTGCGCTTTTTAGCGGGTCCCGGAAACAGCAGACGAGGCAATGCCGCTGTCCAGGGTGCTGCTCCTTGGAGTTTGACTGCAGCAGCGAACGCTCACCCGCGAACGAGCCATGGGCTTTTGCTAAGGGCCCGGGGCGGAGGGCGGAGGAGGTTCGACGGGGAATGGAGACACCCCGTATTACTGACATAGATGGGGCTTCCGCCTAGCAGTCTAGCTGACACGAAAATGCTCAGTCCTCCAGGCTACAATACAGTATTCCCTTAGACGGAAAGACGTTCCCCGTCTCTGAAAACATTTGGACTGTACTTCAGTTTAGCTTTGTATAGAGTTGGACCAAAGTTGACCCGGAGAATCATCTACGATCCGAGTCAGGTTTCGCTGGACCTCAAGACCCAAGTTCTGACTGTATTCCTATAAAGAAGGTAGAACTAGAGTCGCATCTGAATTTGCGGATCTGGTGAAGTTTCATTATCAAGACTAGCATTTTACATGCCACCCTTTGGAATACGGATTCTGACTTTCCTCCATCAGCATTCCTTTACCCCTCAGAAGTTGACTAACAGGTGGAGTTGTGTACAGTACCAGGAGATCGATTAAAGCTTCGTAGTACAAACATAGCATGGCTCGTTTGATTGGGGGGTTTGTCGTATTCGAACCCAGCTGATTCGTTAGCGTCGGTTGTGTACTGTGCGACCCCAGAAAGTATGTTAATTCAGTAAATAAGTGTGAAGCGGTGTGGTGTAAACCCTTCTACCGTGACCCAACAGCTTCTATCCAGACAGCAAATCCCGCCGCCCACAGTTCAGGAAGGACCACCAGTGCAACCCAGGACACAGGTTCACCCCCTCCCTCCCCGAGTTCTGAGACTTCACCAGCCCTCACTCGGAAGCGGTTTGACGCCCAATAAGTTTTATTTAGTAAAACAAATGTCTTCTGCGAAGGCGCCGGAGTTGGGGCGAGCGATGCCGAAGGAAGCGCGGGGCGATTCACAGTTGCTGGATTGGCTCACAAACGCGAGGACCTCGTGCGTGCCCCCGCTGACGACCTCACTTGCCTACCGAGTCCAAGAGCTGACGGTTCAACTCTGCCTGGGCTTGCTGGCTCTGCACCCGGGAGATCTCCATCATGTGTCGGAGGAGGTGGAAGGTGAGGTCGATCGACAGCGGCGGCTCGTGGCGTTTGAGTCGATCGCTCAGCTCGGCGAGGCGTCGACGCAGCTCTCCCTCCGGAGCCAGCCGGTGCAGGGAGCGCACCAACAGCTTCGCCACGCCTGGCTCGGGAGCTGGTTGCAGTGGCCGGCGGGGTCCGTCGCGGTTTTCCTCGGAGAGCCGCAGCCGCAGGCTCAGGTCGCTTTCTGCGCTCCCCTCGAGGTCGGCCGCTGGTCTGGCTCCGAGGGACACTTGCGAGACCAGGAGGAGCAGCGAGGCCAGGAGGCTGGGCAGCCGCGCCCGCCTCATGCTGGGGCGGTCCGGGCCTGGAAAAGGAGACAGGGAGGCCTTGGAGAAAGCGAGACCCCGACCGCTGGGGCTGCCAGGGTGGCCCAGGCAGGGAGCAAAGCCACCGACCTTCTCTCCACCGTTGGGGAGAATCTGGGGAACTGGCCAAGGTCTACTTGAGAGATGCTCCCTAAGCAATCGGGCGGAGGACGACAGCCCCGAGGGAGTCTCCAGCCCTCTCTTGGCGATCCAGTGCCAGCAGGGGGTGACACTAGGCTGGTAGCCGTAGGACTCGCGAGCCGACGAGGTTGCTTGGGGGATCTTCAAGCATCCCCTTCTTTTTCGCTTCCCTCCCGCCCCCCCTCCCGCCTTAGCCTCACCACGAAGTAACTTACCACGATGTGTCCTTGCGGAGCCGGGGAAAAGGGTGCCCGGAGCCGCTGGCGGGTTCTTTATATATAGCAAGCCGGGAGATCCATTGACGTCAGTGAGGAACATGGACTGATTGCCGATGGTGCGGGCGGTGTCCCCCGGTAGACCCTCCTGGGACCTGAACTGGTATCTGGATGGGAGAAGGTGTCCTTGTGCTTTGTTACTGGGCCCCCGGTCCCCTCCATCAGCAGAGCCCAGAGTATTATTTCAGCACTTCTGCAGGTCGCCTCAGAGTAAATTCACTCTTTGCAGCCCCAGTTCTCTCACCCTCTTCCCAGGTCCGAACAGGCGCTGCTCCCAGGAATGCTGGAGTGACTTTCAAGGCGCTGGTGCCTCGGAGATTGACTGAGCCCCCCTGAAAGTCTTTGCGATTCCTTCCCGCCCCCCACCCTCAGTGTGAGCTCCATCATATGGGTCAGCTTTTTCATGTCCCTCTTCTTCATAATTATCAAGGGTGATAATCTTGATACATGCATAAATCCCAGATTTGGGGTGGATGGGCTAGAAGATGCTGCCTGTTCACTTTAAAAGTTTCATATAAGCAGAAGCTGAGATGAACCTCAAAGCTGGTTGACAGACTGATAATTCCGATCAGTCTGAGAAAATTCCATAGGAAAGGATCCAGAAGCAATAGGTAGGAATGGAGGTGAACATGCCACCTTTAGCTGGTAATCTCTTCAGCCTCTTTGAAGCAGTCTTAATAGACTAACCACAGCCCATGGAAGGGAGGAGAATGCAGTGATTAGTAAGCAGAT contains:
- the TRIM54 gene encoding tripartite motif-containing protein 54 isoform X2; the encoded protein is MNFAVGFKPMLGTSQSMDSLEKQLICPICLEMFTKPVVILPCQHNLCRKCANDIFQASNPLWQSRGSTSVSSGGRFRCPSCRHEVVLDRHGVYGLQRNLLVENIIDIYKQESSRPLHAKAEQQLMCEEHEDEKINIYCLTCEVPTCSMCKVFGAHKDCEVAPLTNVYKRQKGELSDGIAMLVAGNDRIQAIITQMEEICKTIEDNARRQKQHLCLRFDSLYSILEERKKELLQEIGREQEEKLQRVRGLIRQYGDHLEVSSKLVESAIQSMEEPQMAIYLQQSKELIKKITDMSKVSMSSRPEPGYENMDHFSVSVDHVAEMLRTIEFQTDISGEETEPEGISPEAGEAGEEEHPEGSEAPEGIEDGENLSRFRPKPSSAPRGQH
- the TRIM54 gene encoding tripartite motif-containing protein 54 isoform X1, whose product is MNFAVGFKPMLGTSQSMDSLEKQLICPICLEMFTKPVVILPCQHNLCRKCANDIFQASNPLWQSRGSTSVSSGGRFRCPSCRHEVVLDRHGVYGLQRNLLVENIIDIYKQESSRPLHAKAEQQLMCEEHEDEKINIYCLTCEVPTCSMCKVFGAHKDCEVAPLTNVYKRQKGELSDGIAMLVAGNDRIQAIITQMEEICKTIEDNARRQKQHLCLRFDSLYSILEERKKELLQEIGREQEEKLQRVRGLIRQYGDHLEVSSKLVESAIQSMEEPQMAIYLQQSKELIKKITDMSKVSMSSRPEPGYENMDHFSVSVDHVAEMLRTIEFQTDISGEETEPEGISPEAGEAGEEEHPEGSEAPEGIEDGENLSRFRPKPSSAPRAGQH
- the UCN gene encoding urocortin: MRRARLPSLLASLLLLVSQVSLGARPAADLEGSAESDLSLRLRLSEENRDGPRRPLQPAPEPGVAKLLVRSLHRLAPEGELRRRLAELSDRLKRHEPPLSIDLTFHLLRHMMEISRVQSQQAQAELNRQLLDSVGK